One Perca flavescens isolate YP-PL-M2 chromosome 16, PFLA_1.0, whole genome shotgun sequence genomic window, GTCTCATGTTTgtattcctgtctctctctcctcgttAGGGCTTACTCCCTAGTTGACTCCAGCCAGGTGTCCACCTTCCTCATCTCCATCCTTCTCATTGTCTACGGCAGCTTCAGGTGAGTCTCCCTAAACAATCACTTCAGCTGTGAAGAGGACAGTGGACAATGACTTACCGAGCACATCTTTTTTTGCCACATGAGCAAGGACCTATAGcttaaagtataattttttaaataacagtCAATACTTATGGTGaatatgtgtaaatatgtgtttATTTACCATGCAGTTGATGTATGGACCTATTCCCCATGGTTAGTCTAGTTCAAATGTACATCTTCTGGTTAATGAAGTAGGTGAAAAACACTTTTTGCAGTACTATCTGACTCTTTCACAGTCCAAGTGTACCAGTGTGGTCATTAGGATATTGAccaaaacacatttgttttagAGATTATGATTAAGTAAATGGCTTGGTTTGATTCTCAGGCTGAATTGAGAGGCAGGTATGTTTTGCTCATCCATCTGTTATTTATTTgactagtacagtgcccgttcaaaatatgcctgtttggaacgggccgattgctttgCTGCTtgaagctttctccagaaccattgtacGCCAAAATTACTACATTTACCAAAATTACTACATTTACCACATTTACCTGGCAGATGTGGCAGATTCAGAAtttactcacaaaatatcaattaaaatgtggagtaatcacaGACATTTGCCTTATGGACGGATGGCGGTGCGCCATGCGCCACCCAATCCGGCTCCCAATGAGAGCAATCGGCAAATATCTGCATTAATCAATCTCCGGTATTTTCCGCATCTTttagttttattcacagtttaatGTCCAACgctgtccaaactgctccaaattccaaACCCCAAGTTCATTGGCTACCCAGGAAACTAAGTGGGAAGTAGATTGGATGGTACCATGGAACCATGAACGGTTCAtgagatatttcaaagacagaccacgcacacgcacacacacatacacatacacacatacagaggctttctgatttattagattAAGATGCAAAATCAATCAGGTCTCTGCTCTTGAAAAACTATCTGTAAATATACATGGGCTGCTGATGCAAAAAGTGATCAGAGCACATTATGGTCGTTTGGTATGATTGTAGTTATTGTAGTAGTTATAGTCACTGAGGTGTAAAGGTTCTTGGCTCTTTGGCTCTTTTGCCGATTTTATGGAAATGTGCCAATAGCGATGTTTAACAATTCTACTTTGTAATGTAAGATGGGAATGTGCATGGGGAATGCAGGGCAAATCATATTTTTATAAGCGTATTTGATTTTTACAACTAATTGTATGTGCTATGTACTGTGTTCAGGACTGTTGATGTCAGATATGTACAGGAAATAAAAACCGCAAGGAAATCGACATCAGACTCTTCTTCAGGTTTCGGTGTAGAGCCACAGTTCAGCTTAAGTTCATGGACATCCCACTCTCTGCAAAATCAAGCAATCAATTCAACATTTCACCCAAATTTCCTTCTATTTTTCCCCCCAAACTTTTCCAAAGAAAGATTGAGTCATCTTCCCTTGACAGAGATATTTATATGCTATCGCTTTTCAGGAGTCGTAGTACTAGTCTTCAGTAATTTATTTGCCGTATAATAAGTCTTTTTAAGTCTTATACACAGCTAATGTCAACAGTTTACATGCTTTTGAGATTCTGATAACTGATGTTTTCCCCCTTCTGCAGGTCATTAAACATGGATTGTGAGAACCAGGAGAAGGATAAAGACGGTAACCCCACGACAACGGGGGCTTTCAataacagcaacacaaacagcaGTGAGTGTTACATACAGGGCAAGGCCTGAAATATACAGACAAAATGTTTTCTTGGATGTATAAGTAATCAGCtatcgtttttttatttttattttatttttttaaatcctcctcactttgatgtttgttttgttttgcaggtattcAAACTATAGACTCCACACAGGCTCTTTTCCTGCCCATAGGAGCCTCAGTGTCTCTGCTAGTCATGTTCTTCTTCTTTGACTCAGTACAGGTGGTCTTCACCATCTGCACTGCAGGTGAGTGCCGCTCCTGAACTTAACACAAAAACTCCACAGCGGTAGAATTACTGTAACGAGGCTTTCATGTTTCTGTTCAGTAGTTACACGCTGGGGAAGGACTCTAATAATCTACGTTGATTGTTGAAACTTTAACGACATTAGCTGCCCAATTAAGCTGACAGAAAACGACTCGAACAAGCAGCCTAGGTGTGTTAGGCTTTTGGATTCACTGCTGTGCTTTTGCTCTTCTCCTCAGTTCTTGCAACAATTGCGTTTGCATTCCTCCTGTTGCCAATGTGCCAGTATCTGACCAGACCCTGCTCTCCACAGAACAAGTAAGGAAATCATGTGGATTCTGTGTCTTTAAATCCTCAATCAGTTTGTATGTCTTTTACAAATCTTTATAAAGCCCTGTGCTTCAGCATATTCATAAatcagtttctgaaactgtctGTGAGGCTGAATTCCACTGAGAGCAAGTgggaaatatattttatttgggGCGAATTAGCccttttaacatttatttcttcGCTTACTGCATACACAGTGATTTTGAATAGCCTCTGGGCTCAGATGTCTAAACATCTAAAAGCACAAGGAATCACCAACAACACAAACCACCTACTCAGTTACCAATATGAACGTCTCCTCTCTAGTTACAGATTCAGAGCCTCCTATCTGGTTTCACTACACTTTTGTCTGCTTTACAGAGCCAGTAACAACCCAACCTCCAACCCAAACCCCCTTTCTACTGAGTGCTTAGCAGTGTTGGGGAGTCACTAgttacatgtaacggcgttatgtaatttaattacaaaataaaggtaACTGTAATCCATTAGTTACTTggaaaaaatatgtaattaaatTACAGTCTCCTATGAAAATGTTCATGATTACATTGGGGGTTACATCTGaatattttctgtaaaaagGTAGCCTTTATGTTACAGTTAgtgtttctttgcatgtttttcatgtgCACAATGTCTTCTCTTGCCATTTCCAGCCACAGCCGTTAAGTAAAGTTTTATGCTATTCTAATGCTTTTGATTGGTTCTCCTGTTTGAATTTGCAGCGCCACCCGTCTGTCAGTTAAATTGCCTCTCAAGCTGTCTGAGAGTTGCCACTATGGCTACAGATAAAAACACGTCCCAgtgcaagaaataaaaaaaaaaaaaacattttatactaaaacagtgttgttttcattacttagaattcctcatgggggcgacaggaactacacactatagctttaacatgtTTACAAATAAAGGCTGCTCAGGCTGTATTTTGCATATTTATCATTCATGCAtctcaggccaatcacattgcagGTCTGTCTTATTAAGAATCCAGATGAGATTTAAGGCACTTTCATTTACACTTGACCTGTTTTCTCAGGCTACATGCAAATCCGCGTCAGAGCCACTCCAGTCCGAAAGGAGGTGGTAATGCACCCAAAGCTGTTTGGTAACCCAAACAAAAACTCCAGAAGAAGAACAACTTTATCCGCACTTTGTAGTAATAacaatttagctagctgacatatATCCCTAAACTACTGGACCAATTGTTTTTATGAATTGGGTGCCAAACGTTTTATCCTATTCACTCGCTCCACTCCCTCACCCATACAGACCAATGCTCACTCTAGTTGTTCTTTGCTCATCGTTAAGTATGCAAATACTACTCAATGTTAAAAAAGATCAGCCGGTAAATGTTTACCTTCATGTGTGACATTTTCATATGCTTAAAATCCCATAGATGTTCTGTCCAGGAAGCTCCACTTATTGCCAAGGATGGGATCTTATGTTTTCTTATCTTAGTTCTGTGTGATTTAGACAGCGGGTGTCTTATTTGTCTTACTGCAGGATTTCCTTTGGCTGCTGTGGGCGTTTCACTCTGGCTGAGCTCCTGTCCTTCTTCCTGTCTGTTATGTTGGTGCTCATCTGGGTACTGACTGGACACTGGCTTCTCATGGATGGTACGTATCTTTCTGTAATGACTCTTGttctagtgttttttttcaaggttccCAGAAAGTAGTTCTGCAGCAGGTTTTGTACTATGAGGAATAACAATTATAACATTTCTCTAAACTGCAGGATGGTTTTTGGTTCACATTAATTACATTTCCAGTTATTAAACAGTAATTTGAAGTGTGTAAGAAGTTCTGTTCGCATAGCTGCTAACTTTGATGCTGCTGAGTAGTAAGGATAAATTCAGCCATCTCAATCTTCAACAAAGGCGAGAGTCTGGACAAAATTCTGTTTTCATCAACTCGTGGGAAAGAAGACACTTGACATCATGACTCATACAATTGGAAGTTTTTAGCAGCACTATTTTCAGGCTGTTACTGCAGTGTGATGCATGCTATAGGAAGAATACACTGATGTTAAGCTTACTGGTCTCAATCAAAGTGTGTATCTGAGGGAAGCACTGACAATGCAGAAaaagcggtgtgtgtgtgggtgtccactttttttttttttttgaaccaGTTGACTTGAGTAATTGGAAACCTGTTACTGGCAGTCTtcttcagtaatgtggacaaCGCAGCCAcaaatggtaacactttatgatccaacataaataaataaacacttgCACAGATATAACTCTTTAAAAAAGGATTTCATAAATCAAAATCTGACTtataaaattgacaaaatgtatAGAAGATTTTGACAcaaatttgacatactatgtatataaaaaataatgttacagtGCCCCTCTGGGGTTTTATCACCATTACACCTGGTTAGAATAAATGCAACAGTATACACATGCAAATACACATTATAATTAACACACACTTTTATTGACTCTTCTATGCATGAAAACTCTGACTTGACCATCTTGTGTCTTATCGGGTCAAACCTCAGGCACCCGAAAGTGAATCAGGACAGACATTTCATCAGAATAAGCCGACAAATTAATGAGGCCTGTGTGCACAGTAATTAATGTTTCTTAAATAAACTTGCTAAAATCAGTTCCCATGTTGCGGTTTCACCTCTTTTCCGCTGAAACGTGGAACtgtgttttatatattgtttttttttttttcctccccacAGCTTTAGCCATGGGCTTGTGTGTCGCCATGATAGCCTTCGTGCGGCTTCCCAGCCTGAAGGTGTCTTGCCTGCTGCTGTCAGGGCTGCTCATTTATGACGTGTTCTGGGTAAGACATGCTCCCATTCAAACCTTCACAGCTGGCGTACAAGCCACTGCCATGAGATACAGCAGACAgactatatatatctatatatatatatatatatatatatctctatatatatatatatctatatatatatatatatatatatatatatatatatatatatatatatatatatatatatatatatatatatatatatatatatatatatatatatatatatatatatatatatatatatatatatatatatatatatatatatatatatatatatatatatatgtatatatatatatatatatatatatgtgtgtatatatatatatatatatatatgtgtatatatatatatatatatgtatatatatatatatatatatatatatatatatatatatatatatatatatatatatatatatatatatatatatatatatatatatatatatatgtatatatatatatatgtgtatatatatatatatatgtgtgtgtatatatatatatatatatatatatatatgtgtgtgtgtgtatatatatatatatatatatatatatgtgtgtgtgtatatatatgtgtgtgtatatatatatatatatatatatatatatatatatatatatatatatatatatatatatatatatatatatatatatatatatatatatatatatgtatatatatatatatatatatatatatatatatatatatatatatatatatatatatatgtatgtatatatatatatatatatatatatatatatatatatatgtatatatatatatatatatatatatatatatatatatgtatatatatatatatatatatatatatgtgtatatatatatgtatatatgtatgtatatatatatatatatatatatatatatatatatatatatatatatatatatatatgtgtatatatatgtgtgtgtatatatatgtgtgtgtgtatatatatgtgtatatatatatgtgtgtatatatatgtgtgtgtatatatatgtgtgtatatatatatgtgtgtatatatatgtatgtatgtatatatatatgtgtgtatatatatatatatgtatgtatgtatatatgtgtgtatatatatatgtatatatatatgtatatatatgtgtgtgtatatatatatatatatatatatatatatatatatatatatatatatatatatatatatatgtatatgtatatatatatatgtgtgtgtatatatatgtatatatatgtgtgtgtatatatgtgtatatgtgtgtatatatatgtgtatatatgtgtatatatatatgtgtatgtatatgtgtatatatatatgtgtatgtatatgtgtatatatatgtgtatgtatatgtgtgtatatatatatatatatatatatatatgtgtgtgtatatatatgtatatatatgtgtgtgtattagggctgggcgatatatcgatattatatcgatatcgtgatatgagactacatatcgtcttagattttggatatcgtaatatcgtgatatgacataagtgtcttttcctggttttaaaagctgcattacagtgaagtgaagtacttttctgaacttaccagactgttctagctgttctattattaatgattatttatctaaaatctaagtgtgaagatattttgcgagagcaccaactgtcaactctagaatatatcgccgcaatatcgaggtatttggtcaagaatatcatgatatctgattttctctatatcgcccagccctatatcagaaaatatgggatgtagaaataagcgctgaaaatgtgtagaagaaaaatttaacaatttaaaacgttggaaaaaactaaaacaaaccttatggagctttgatttcaaaaaaggtactcccgttgttatacagtatttatgtttacattatattgttatttgaacagctgagcatttaatcatgaccAAGGTGAAGAAaacggtttattatttattcatttgattttgcaactgttcactgaaatagccggtttctatgaaactacatgtgacatgtcatatttggctttgactttgactgaacatttgctctaactttgcggaaaaaatatcgggatatatatcgtatatcgatatttagccaaaatatatcggggtatgacttttggtccatatcgcccagccctagtgtgtatatatatgtgtatatatgtgtgtatatatatgtgtatatatgtgtatatatatatgtgtatgtatatgtgtatatatatatatgtgtgtgtgtgtgtgtgtatatatatatatatatatatatatatatatatatatatatgtgtgtgtgtgtgtgtgtgtgtgtgtgtgtgtgtgtgtatgtgtgtgtgtgtgtgtgtgtgtgtatatatatatatgtgtgtgtgtgtgtatatatatgtgtgtgtgtgtatatatatatatgtgtgtgtgtatatatatgtgtgtgtgtgtatatatatgtgtgtgtatatatatgtgtgtgtgtgtgtgtatatatatgtgtgtgtgtgtgtgtatatatatgtgtgtgtgtgtatatatatgtgtgtgtgtgtatatatatatatatgtgtgtgtgtgtatatatatatatgtgtgtgtgtgtatatatatatatgtgtgtgtgtgtatatatatatatatgtgtgtgtgtgtatatatatatatatatgtgtgtgtgtatatatatatgtgtgtgtgtgtgtatatatatatatatgtgtgtatatatatgtgtgtgtgtatatatatatatgtatgtatatatgtatgtatgtatgtatatatatatgtatatatatatgtatgtgtgtgtgtgtgtgtgtgtgtgtgtgtgtgtgtgtgtgtgtgtgtgtgtgtgtgtgtgtgtgtgtgtgtgtgtgtgtgtgtgtgtgtgtgtgtgtatatatatgtatgtatgtgtatatgtgtgtgtgtgtcagccaccagttgtgcaagttctcccacttaaaaagatgagaggcctataattttcatcataggtatacttcaactatgagagacaaaatgagagaaaaaaatccagaaaatcacattgtaggatttttaatgaattaattggtaaattccttggtaaaataagtatttggtcacctacaaacaagcaagatttctggctctgacagacctgtaacttcttctttaagaggctcctctgtcctccactcgttacctgtattaatggcacctgtttgaacttgttatcaGTATAAAAGGCACATGtccacaacctcaaacagtcaCACTCCAAACTCCACTATTGCCAAGACCAAAGAACTGTCAAAGGACACCAGAaacaaaattgtagacctgcaccaggctgggaagactgaatctgcaataggtaagcagcttgatgtgaagaaatcaactgtgggagcaattattagaaaatggaagaccTACAAGACCACTGATAATCTCCCTCAATCTGGGGCTCCACGCAAGATCTCACCCTGTGGggtcaaaatgatcacaagaaCGGTGAGAAAAATCCCAGAACCACATGGGGGGACCTAGTGAATGACCtgcagagagctgggaccaaagtaacaaaggctaccatcagtaacacactacgccgccAGGGACTCAAATCCTGCAGTGCCAGACGTGTCCCCCTGTTTAAGCCagtacatgtccaggcccgtctgaagtttgctaGAGAGCATTTGGATTATCCAGAAGAGGATTGGGAGAATGTCATatggtcagatgaaaccaaaatagaactttttggtaaaAACTCAACTTGTCGCgtttggaggagaaagaatgctgagttgcatccaaagaacaccatacctactgtgaagcatgggggtgtaagcatcatgctttggggctgtttttctgcaaagggaCCAGGACAACTGATCCGtgtaaaggaaagaatgaatggggccatgtatcgtgagattttgagtgaaaacctCCTTCCATCAGCAAGGGCATTGAAGATGAAACGTGGCTGGGTCTTTCAGCATGACAATGATCCCGAACACACCGCCCGGGCAACGAAGGAGTGGCTTCGTAAGAAGCATTTCaagtcctggagtggcctagccagtctccagatctcaaccccatagaaaatctttggagggagttgaAAGTCCGTGTTGCTAGGCCTgtcgcgatagtcaataaatcaattaatcgcacgattaaaaaaaatgagctcgataatTTTTCTGGCCgtgataatttccatttgcatgcttgtttgtgtTCCTCGTCTCTCTCTACCAGAGACCGCTCTCGGTTCCTTAGTGTAACGAGGAGTCAACCCTCTTTGTCAGGcgcatggtctttgtgtgggcaggactccggacggagagagagagagagagagagagagagagggagacagagaaacgCTAGTTGAGAGTAggagcagggtttcccgcagcactttgcagttaaggcgccCTCCAAAAAAACATCATGTCCGCGGACACGGGAGTGTGGAAAGTATGTCAgagttgcgtgtgtgtgtttgtcggCCCGCCCCCACAAAGCTCCGACCTGCAGAGCAGCAGAAGccgcaccttcgccaaaatgaagactgaaaaaccgAACTATTTTGCTACAAacatttactcgccatgtggcagatagccatatagatagatttaatttattaattatatatgatttaaatgttaaataattgttaaatgtagtacagaTTCTGTAGTCTATCGCAAAAACACTCGAGGAATGCTGCAAACGTTTGACAGCCAGCAGGCTATGAATTACTTGGGAGAACATACGTGTCACAAACGGCAAACAacagcgtgaaagacgacatactaaagagatcaaagacatattgtggatattaaaaatgtcttccagttccagtgttaaatattctttagaaataaaagtttattgatctttggaaaagtgtacctgcattattctgccattatcattatattagatgaaaatggtctctcaacgacaatattatcgcttatcgcaataatttctgggacaatttatcgtgcagcaaaatttgttatcgtgacaggcctacgtgttgcccagcgacagccccaAAACCTCACTGCTGTAGAGGAGATCTGCATGGAGGAATGTGTCAAAATAccagcaacagtgtgtgaaaaccttgtgaagacttacagaaaacgtttgacctctgttaTGTACCCTTTGTTGGCAATGACAAAGTATTGAGATGAACTtttgttattgaccaaatacttattttccaccataatttgcaaataaattcataaaaaatcctacaatgggattttctggattttttttttctcattttgtctctcatagttgaagtgtacctatgatgaaaattacaggcctctcatctttttaagtgggagagcttgcacaattggtggctgactaaatacttttttgccccactgtatatataaaaataacgCCTACGAGAAATGTTTGACTTCAGAAAACTGCCAGAGTTTCTCTCAGGTTTTTGTCACATGACATTTGAACAGAGCAAAAACAATGTTCTGCATACAAATAGATACTAAAATCTGACACTGCATAACaactttttactgtaaatacgCTCATCTTTACCATGTTGTTGGGGGGCCTAGCAACCTGGCAGCACACAACTGCCTTCAGTGTAACTTTCCTGCTGAGCATTTATGTTTCCAATAATATAAAACGAGCATTGGATGAATTGGATACATTTTTCTTACTTGCTTTGAGATGTTGTTTGAAGCAGTGATTGAGTCTATTTGGATATAAATCAGGTATACAGGCGATACAGCAGCaacctgcagcagcagaacatttGGAGATCTATCGATGATCAATTTATTCAAATATCCAACTGGCTACAGCTTCATAAAAAAATTGGGGCTTTCTTGCTCATCTTCATATGATTATAACTGAAATACTATGAAAGATGGTCAGACAAAGTAAGTAATAATAAGACATCATCATCATACATTCCTCCTTTTCCCCTCCAGGTATTCTTTTCAGCCTACATCTTTAATAGTAATGTGATGGTCAAAGTTGCCACCCAACCTGCTGAAAATCCCATAGATGTTCTGTCCAGGAAGCTCCACTTGGGGCCAGGGATGGGCCGTGACGTCCCCCGTCTCTCCCTACCTGGCAAACTGGTCTTTCCCAGGTAAGACTGATGGAACCACAACATGGGGAGGGACTGCtagtagtgttaattttgtcagacgagactaaatatattcgtcaacaacctttttttccatgactaagacgagacgatgacgagactgcaccaacgtccaaaaacgctgactaagaccaaattaaaatgcattattgttgacgaaaaaagaccagactaaaatgttttgcataaaattaaaactaagatcaaatttcacttcatttttgtctacaatcgtctctactttttcatcatgagagaatattcagctgttacagcaccggtgccttaatgaccgttatctaccgtaccggcaacgcggatttcggctgcgcttctctctgatgctcttaAACATCGGTGCATGTCAccctagttaacactacactttgcagcaagtaacgttagcctaccatttgctagcagctggagtaaacacggttaaaatgttgacagctaaacaatgtagaagtttgtctgtatttcactggagaggattcctgcagctgccgttgtctgaaaaacgacggatgttgcgttcacttgaaatttgcctcgccagcctcgtgctgcattcaaagttattgtaaaatatccttttcccatccagtggttgtttttgtcgttcaacaggatttaactggtgaaataaggaagaggctcaatatttGGTCGCATTTTACGTACAAAAAATCTGAATGTGtcataactatttgactgaaatggttatcagaaataataaataatataataaataaatttgttatttaataaaagactaaaatgttttgactaaaactagactaaaatgagatttttagtcgactaaaaaaagatatgtgaatgactaaatgggactaaaactaacaagactacgactaaataaaaaaataggtgacaaaattgaCACTAACTGCTAGCATAGCTGTAAACCTTTTCTTCAGATTTGACACGTGGTAAGGGCCTACATTTGCATACAGAAACaagtaatgaaatacaaa contains:
- the sppl3 gene encoding signal peptide peptidase-like 3, which encodes MAEQGYSSWAYSLVDSSQVSTFLISILLIVYGSFRSLNMDCENQEKDKDGNPTTTGAFNNSNTNSSIQTIDSTQALFLPIGASVSLLVMFFFFDSVQVVFTICTAVLATIAFAFLLLPMCQYLTRPCSPQNKISFGCCGRFTLAELLSFFLSVMLVLIWVLTGHWLLMDALAMGLCVAMIAFVRLPSLKVSCLLLSGLLIYDVFWVFFSAYIFNSNVMVKVATQPAENPIDVLSRKLHLGPGMGRDVPRLSLPGKLVFPSSTGSHFSMLGIGDIVMPGLLLCFVLRYDNYKKQANGEVPLAGRMQRVSYFHCTLIGYFVGLLTATVASRIHRAAQPALLYLVPFTLLPLLTMAYLKGDLRRMWSEPFHTKTSNSRFLEV